The following coding sequences are from one Halobacteria archaeon AArc-dxtr1 window:
- a CDS encoding helix-turn-helix domain-containing protein yields the protein MQPTLPGELAPLVFLAGYLAAGVISAAFAAAIFRTRWSQPVARAFAVVSLTLALWAIGYVGRLLSPGLEAKLLWTQLSWVGVTVAPVAVFAFVVCFTGRGHLLSRRRLGALLVVPVLTQVLLLTNASHGLFYESVWLYTAEATPVIASRGGAWFYGIHIPYSWGLYLIATVLLVQFTFTTKHIYRSQTIALLLGAIVPWVVNGTFLAGVRLHPELDPTPVGFAVGMAIIGTAAFKLNFLGLIPVARERVVDEMDDCVFVLDDERRIVDVNDAGAAFLDAHGTGPWAIGDRTETVFPPALQDDRAEPDGGTESEIHVGDGDAAAWYLRRQRRLGEPVALGSVISLTEITVLKAQHHSLQRTRERAERERDSKESIRRLVLETSTEREIADSICRLLVDEHGYAAAWVAQRSTHGRAPADLLARFGEDGGFFEATADDAGHCDAVTSRVLETADPVTVSRTGPDADPAVPLAACGLESVHSLPLGHDGLMFGALTVVRTEPLEDGELELLTEFADALAFKRQVYRQRSALTTKTVTEIELRLTADHVLLNLAGAASIPETARFVAHELSTGDEQGTYLVEAIDVDGDAVQSAAADLDAVQDVTHLATRRDTTVFQAQFDPPTLGTVLRGYGGVSMSIIADADRVDAVVQFPRQTDVSEVVGAIRTHWPDATIRSRNDRTVDVDRPGVFETLTQKQETALRAAVVAGFFDRPQGANASEVAETLGVSRSTFLHHLRAAERMVFEDAFEPDS from the coding sequence GGTGTGATTTCGGCCGCGTTCGCAGCCGCTATTTTCCGAACACGCTGGAGCCAGCCCGTCGCGCGGGCCTTTGCGGTCGTCTCGCTGACGCTTGCGCTGTGGGCCATCGGCTACGTCGGTCGGCTCCTCTCGCCGGGGCTGGAGGCAAAACTGCTCTGGACGCAGCTCTCCTGGGTTGGCGTGACCGTCGCCCCGGTCGCCGTCTTCGCGTTCGTGGTGTGTTTTACCGGACGCGGACACCTGCTCTCACGACGGCGCCTCGGCGCGTTGCTCGTCGTCCCCGTCCTCACCCAGGTGCTGTTACTGACGAACGCCTCACACGGACTCTTTTACGAGTCGGTCTGGCTCTACACCGCCGAGGCGACCCCGGTGATCGCCTCCCGCGGCGGCGCGTGGTTCTACGGGATCCACATCCCGTACTCGTGGGGGCTGTACCTCATCGCGACGGTGCTGTTGGTCCAGTTCACGTTCACCACCAAGCACATCTATCGGAGTCAGACGATTGCACTGCTACTTGGCGCGATCGTTCCCTGGGTCGTCAACGGGACGTTCCTCGCAGGGGTCCGTCTCCACCCCGAACTCGATCCGACGCCGGTTGGCTTTGCGGTCGGGATGGCGATCATCGGCACCGCGGCGTTCAAGCTCAACTTCCTCGGACTGATTCCGGTCGCCCGCGAACGCGTCGTCGACGAGATGGACGACTGCGTCTTTGTCCTGGACGACGAGCGTCGCATCGTCGACGTTAACGACGCGGGGGCGGCGTTTCTCGACGCACACGGGACGGGGCCGTGGGCGATCGGAGACCGCACGGAGACGGTGTTTCCACCGGCGCTCCAGGACGACCGGGCCGAACCCGATGGCGGAACCGAATCGGAGATCCACGTCGGCGACGGCGACGCGGCGGCGTGGTATCTCCGACGCCAGCGTCGCCTGGGCGAGCCAGTTGCACTCGGCAGCGTCATTTCGCTCACGGAGATCACGGTGCTGAAAGCCCAACACCACTCCCTGCAGCGGACCAGAGAGCGCGCCGAACGCGAGCGCGACAGCAAGGAATCGATTCGCCGGCTCGTCCTCGAGACCTCGACCGAACGCGAGATCGCCGACAGCATCTGCCGATTACTCGTCGACGAACACGGCTACGCGGCCGCCTGGGTCGCACAGCGCTCCACACACGGACGCGCTCCGGCCGATCTTCTCGCTCGCTTCGGCGAGGACGGCGGTTTTTTCGAGGCGACGGCCGACGATGCCGGCCACTGCGATGCGGTCACCAGCCGCGTCCTCGAAACGGCCGACCCCGTGACCGTGAGCCGCACTGGCCCCGACGCGGACCCGGCCGTCCCGCTGGCGGCGTGTGGGCTCGAAAGCGTCCATTCGCTCCCGCTTGGACACGACGGGCTCATGTTCGGCGCGCTCACTGTCGTCCGGACCGAGCCGCTGGAAGACGGCGAACTGGAGCTACTGACGGAGTTCGCGGACGCGTTGGCGTTCAAGCGCCAGGTGTACCGACAGCGGTCGGCGCTGACCACGAAGACGGTGACCGAGATCGAACTCCGACTCACCGCCGACCACGTCCTCCTCAATCTCGCGGGGGCAGCGTCGATTCCGGAGACCGCCCGCTTCGTCGCCCACGAACTCTCGACGGGTGACGAGCAGGGCACCTATCTGGTCGAAGCTATCGACGTAGACGGGGATGCGGTGCAGTCAGCTGCAGCGGATCTCGACGCCGTACAGGACGTTACTCACCTCGCGACGCGGCGAGACACCACCGTCTTCCAGGCGCAATTCGACCCGCCAACGCTGGGAACCGTCCTGCGCGGATACGGTGGCGTGAGCATGTCTATCATCGCTGACGCCGATCGCGTGGATGCAGTGGTGCAGTTTCCCCGCCAGACCGATGTCAGTGAGGTTGTTGGCGCTATCCGGACGCACTGGCCGGACGCGACGATCCGATCGCGAAACGACCGAACCGTCGACGTCGATCGACCGGGCGTTTTCGAGACGCTGACCCAAAAACAGGAAACCGCCCTCCGAGCCGCGGTCGTCGCCGGCTTCTTCGATCGACCACAGGGGGCCAACGCGTCGGAGGTGGCTGAGACCCTCGGGGTCTCCCGATCGACCTTCCTCCACCACCTCCGGGCCGCCGAACGGATGGTGTTCGAGGACGCCTTCGAGCCAGATTCGTGA